One genomic segment of Paenibacillus durus includes these proteins:
- a CDS encoding S-layer homology domain-containing protein, protein MKRGVLKKLALHASIAGLLSGLLTPYGASKARANEIGDTLDYMKIPKLLITELTPDSSNVSGKSVDAYEFIEVYNNSSQAVSLKDYSLQYHYLNASNSDVDAVWPLASSADNPVIGAQQSVVLWVMNNDNTGLTAADFNGNYGTSLTEGMNLFRVSGGGGMSNSAPRDLILKDGSGNIVVSASYQNDDQTQKDKGIFYSYPTGGSTAMLMVTTGDYAAGAHGATPGTVESQFMPEQPSGESGITLAIQHVPVMEAVYDSNLELTADVTANVYGDPTNVTAAVYYKLDSEAVFTRLPMSINADRSANDNVAFEAAIPKERLTEDKLQYYIEANDGWSTKDTDVYTVQVNLPDFDPSKVPPLLVTELAPNTTNVNRADGYEFIEIYNNTDKTINLKDYKIYYRYTDSGPDADLVWPTDREDMMIGPGKTLVFWVINNGNGSKTVADFNANFHTNLTQNQDIYKIYSDGMANGSKRGVAIGTNTHADISAAYYDGSLTNETADNKGIQYKYPANGSNTMIKLSSGTENASPGSVSSGQVPEVPVTVPDDTEPPTIADMTGKSSIDQSQNLAIVGDAGDNQSVKSVKLYYKTGEQNDYSSRYLYVDYNDTMYHFTLYSPDLIGKSSVQYYYVVSDGTHEVTSNVYTVHITGGPDRGALRLNIKDGDLIRGTKTVKGTAEQAGPDTLQLDIDGKPLTSGTYHAVEQDAFFAFDANSVNYYFKNGVTIGDEILYTFMDPINTYTTLSVPIAATRLKAGDNVISVRAGTKSSPFDDRPEENKDDFTVKNIRLVFAEGTVVYDPAYANPAKEIKMGDSAGRFPAVDFHFNLPDGQLKSKAYDLDTTKLPDGPHQVTVQSAEYGHKTVDFTVDNIAPAIVPTVEDGKTYRGEFTLNAEITDALAGIESTEAALDGEKIEMPYATSSSKLKPGNHTLTIKAADKIGNAADKIITFNVPNENPLKPELVSPVSEQSGAAGDLTVKVQDPTNDSMKVSFYKGYLFDGAHRAGFTAYKNASEVEPPGQLKPEGEQAFTQEEYSLIGTADGQYLNNDSDEKFPYHRFEVKLDPSIKATDSVEIDWQGKSLEGRQVSMYAWSPVSSTWEKLDGRVAGSEDFALTAEVQAGDYAVDGTIHVIVQDQIPVSQDPYDFSFVWMSDTQYYSESYPDIYRGNVKWIVDHKDDMNIKYVIHTGDVVDEADKEYQWQEADKDMKVLEDAQIPYGVLAGNHDVSHQSSDYTKFYQYFGEQRFKSQPTFGGSYLNNRGHYDLISAGGNDFVVVYMGWDIRDEDIEWVNDVVKMYPDRKAILNFHEYLLVSGNRAPIADKIYERVVVPNPNVIAVLSGHYHDAEELVDQIDDNGDGVADRKVYQMLADYQGAEMGGLGYIRLLQFDLKNNKIHVKTYSPYLDDYNFYEPGEHPGKDEFDLDADLQPMKKRVATDYFGVKVYTGDKIGEQSDIASGSNATIHWSGLQKGMYYQWYAVAQDAYSGSARSDIWGFTAGDTSNSGQSPTPTPTPSASPTPSEAPTQLPVQSTEIPKPTATPTPTPTPIPTPTSTPTPIVQSSTVPAAVPFKDVDAKYDWAKEAIGALTEKGIIHGTSSTAFEPGKPVTRADFMVLLVRMLDLKADFNSNFSDVRAADYYYEALGIVRQLGIAKGAGDGKFNPKETISRQDMMVLIMRALEVTGSLKISGTAADLNRFRDQSKIASYAKAAVAAMVNAGIVQGSGSGLNPTGTATRAETAQILYRVYNKLK, encoded by the coding sequence TTGAAAAGAGGAGTGCTTAAAAAGCTGGCGTTACATGCTTCAATTGCCGGCTTGCTGTCGGGTCTGCTGACACCATACGGCGCAAGTAAGGCACGTGCGAATGAAATTGGGGATACGTTGGATTACATGAAAATTCCCAAGCTGTTGATCACGGAGCTTACGCCGGACAGTTCGAACGTGTCGGGGAAATCGGTAGACGCCTATGAGTTTATCGAGGTGTATAACAATTCAAGCCAAGCGGTTTCGTTAAAAGATTACAGTCTGCAATACCACTATCTGAATGCGAGCAATTCGGATGTGGATGCGGTCTGGCCGTTGGCTTCTTCGGCTGATAATCCGGTAATCGGAGCCCAGCAATCGGTAGTGTTATGGGTGATGAACAACGATAATACTGGGCTTACCGCCGCCGACTTTAACGGCAATTACGGCACCTCGCTGACCGAAGGCATGAACCTATTCCGTGTATCGGGTGGAGGAGGCATGAGCAACAGCGCCCCGCGAGATTTAATTCTTAAGGATGGCAGCGGGAATATTGTCGTCTCGGCTTCCTACCAAAACGATGACCAGACCCAGAAAGACAAAGGCATCTTTTATTCCTATCCGACGGGCGGAAGTACGGCCATGCTGATGGTGACGACAGGCGATTATGCGGCCGGTGCGCACGGGGCGACGCCGGGAACGGTTGAAAGCCAATTTATGCCGGAACAACCATCCGGCGAATCCGGCATAACGCTGGCCATTCAACATGTCCCTGTTATGGAAGCTGTCTATGACAGCAATCTGGAGCTTACCGCCGACGTTACGGCGAATGTATATGGCGACCCGACGAATGTAACCGCAGCCGTGTACTACAAGCTGGACTCCGAAGCTGTGTTTACCCGGCTGCCGATGAGCATTAACGCGGATAGGTCGGCGAACGATAATGTTGCTTTTGAGGCTGCGATTCCAAAGGAAAGGCTGACAGAGGACAAGCTGCAGTATTACATAGAGGCTAATGACGGATGGAGCACGAAGGATACCGATGTCTACACGGTCCAGGTGAACCTACCCGATTTTGATCCGTCCAAGGTACCGCCGCTGCTGGTAACCGAGCTTGCTCCAAATACAACCAATGTGAACAGAGCGGACGGGTACGAATTTATCGAAATTTACAACAATACGGACAAGACCATCAATCTGAAGGATTACAAAATCTATTACCGGTACACGGACTCGGGACCGGATGCGGATCTCGTCTGGCCGACCGACCGGGAGGACATGATGATCGGCCCTGGCAAGACGCTTGTCTTTTGGGTCATTAACAACGGCAATGGCAGCAAGACGGTTGCCGACTTCAACGCGAATTTCCATACTAATCTGACCCAAAATCAGGATATCTATAAAATCTATTCGGACGGTATGGCCAATGGCTCCAAGCGCGGTGTAGCGATCGGCACCAACACGCATGCGGACATTTCCGCCGCTTATTACGACGGGTCTTTGACCAATGAAACGGCCGATAACAAAGGTATTCAGTATAAGTATCCGGCCAACGGCAGCAATACCATGATTAAGCTGAGTTCCGGTACGGAGAACGCGTCCCCGGGCAGCGTTAGTTCGGGTCAAGTGCCTGAAGTGCCGGTAACGGTACCGGATGACACCGAGCCGCCGACGATTGCGGATATGACGGGCAAGAGCAGTATCGACCAGTCACAGAACCTTGCGATCGTGGGCGACGCCGGGGACAATCAAAGCGTCAAATCGGTGAAGCTGTATTATAAGACCGGCGAGCAAAATGATTATTCCAGCCGCTACCTGTATGTGGATTACAATGACACAATGTATCATTTTACTCTCTATTCACCGGATTTGATCGGCAAGTCCTCCGTGCAATACTACTACGTGGTATCGGACGGAACGCATGAGGTCACTTCGAATGTTTACACAGTCCATATAACCGGCGGGCCGGACCGGGGCGCGCTTCGGCTTAATATCAAGGACGGCGATTTGATTCGCGGCACCAAGACGGTCAAAGGAACGGCGGAGCAGGCCGGGCCGGACACCCTGCAGCTTGACATCGACGGCAAGCCGCTGACAAGCGGAACGTATCACGCAGTCGAGCAGGACGCGTTCTTCGCTTTTGACGCCAATTCGGTCAACTATTATTTCAAGAACGGCGTAACGATCGGCGATGAAATTTTATATACGTTTATGGACCCGATCAATACGTATACGACACTCTCCGTGCCGATTGCCGCCACCCGGCTGAAGGCAGGTGACAATGTGATCTCGGTCCGCGCGGGAACGAAATCCTCGCCGTTCGACGATCGTCCGGAAGAGAATAAAGACGATTTCACGGTGAAGAATATCCGGCTTGTTTTTGCGGAAGGCACCGTTGTCTATGATCCGGCCTACGCGAACCCAGCTAAAGAGATCAAAATGGGTGACAGCGCGGGCAGATTCCCGGCGGTGGATTTTCATTTCAATCTACCGGACGGGCAGTTGAAATCCAAGGCCTATGACCTAGATACGACCAAGCTGCCGGATGGCCCGCATCAAGTCACCGTTCAGAGCGCGGAATATGGACACAAGACGGTTGATTTTACGGTAGATAATATAGCTCCAGCCATTGTTCCGACCGTCGAGGACGGCAAAACGTATCGCGGCGAATTTACGCTAAATGCCGAAATTACGGATGCCCTCGCGGGCATCGAATCCACGGAAGCGGCTCTGGACGGGGAAAAGATCGAGATGCCTTATGCAACCTCTTCATCCAAGCTGAAACCGGGTAATCACACCTTGACCATCAAGGCGGCCGACAAGATCGGCAATGCCGCGGACAAGATCATTACCTTCAATGTGCCGAATGAAAATCCGCTGAAGCCGGAGCTTGTATCTCCTGTGAGTGAGCAGTCCGGCGCCGCAGGCGACCTGACGGTGAAGGTGCAGGACCCGACGAACGATTCGATGAAGGTGAGCTTCTATAAAGGCTACCTCTTCGATGGCGCGCATCGCGCGGGATTCACCGCTTACAAGAACGCATCGGAAGTGGAGCCTCCGGGGCAGCTGAAGCCGGAAGGCGAGCAGGCCTTTACGCAGGAAGAGTACAGCCTGATCGGCACCGCCGACGGGCAATATCTGAACAATGATTCGGACGAGAAATTTCCGTATCACCGGTTTGAAGTAAAGCTTGATCCTTCCATCAAAGCCACAGATTCGGTTGAGATCGACTGGCAGGGGAAATCGCTGGAGGGACGTCAGGTCAGCATGTATGCCTGGAGCCCAGTATCGAGTACGTGGGAAAAGCTGGACGGCAGGGTTGCGGGCAGCGAAGATTTTGCCTTAACCGCTGAGGTGCAGGCTGGCGACTATGCCGTGGACGGGACCATTCATGTCATTGTTCAGGACCAGATTCCGGTTAGCCAGGACCCTTACGATTTCAGCTTTGTCTGGATGTCGGATACGCAGTATTACTCTGAGAGTTATCCCGATATTTATAGAGGCAATGTGAAGTGGATTGTGGACCATAAGGATGATATGAACATCAAATATGTCATTCATACCGGAGACGTTGTTGACGAGGCCGATAAGGAATATCAATGGCAGGAAGCCGACAAGGACATGAAGGTGCTGGAGGATGCCCAAATTCCTTATGGCGTGCTCGCAGGCAACCATGACGTGTCACATCAGAGTTCCGACTACACCAAATTCTATCAATATTTTGGTGAGCAGCGTTTCAAGAGCCAGCCAACTTTTGGAGGTTCCTATCTCAATAACAGAGGCCACTACGATCTGATTTCAGCAGGCGGGAATGATTTTGTCGTTGTCTATATGGGGTGGGATATTCGCGACGAGGACATTGAGTGGGTGAACGATGTGGTGAAAATGTACCCGGATCGTAAGGCGATCCTCAATTTCCACGAGTATTTGCTTGTATCCGGGAACCGCGCTCCGATTGCGGACAAAATTTATGAACGTGTCGTTGTGCCTAACCCGAATGTCATTGCCGTATTGAGCGGGCATTATCACGACGCCGAAGAACTAGTCGATCAAATTGATGACAACGGGGACGGCGTGGCGGACCGCAAGGTGTACCAAATGCTGGCCGACTATCAAGGAGCCGAAATGGGCGGCCTCGGCTACATTCGTCTCCTGCAGTTCGATCTCAAGAATAACAAGATTCATGTGAAGACCTACTCGCCTTATTTGGACGATTATAATTTCTATGAACCCGGTGAACATCCGGGCAAGGATGAATTCGATCTGGATGCCGACCTTCAGCCGATGAAGAAACGGGTAGCCACCGACTATTTTGGAGTGAAGGTGTATACTGGAGACAAGATTGGCGAACAGAGTGATATCGCCAGCGGAAGCAACGCCACCATTCATTGGAGCGGTTTGCAAAAGGGAATGTACTACCAATGGTATGCAGTGGCCCAAGACGCATACAGCGGTTCGGCCCGCTCCGACATTTGGGGCTTCACGGCAGGCGATACCTCAAATTCGGGGCAGTCGCCAACGCCAACACCGACACCGAGCGCATCACCAACGCCGAGCGAAGCGCCGACACAGCTTCCGGTGCAGTCGACGGAGATCCCAAAACCAACAGCGACACCAACACCAACACCGACACCGATACCAACGCCTACGTCAACACCGACGCCTATTGTACAGTCTTCAACGGTTCCGGCTGCGGTTCCTTTCAAAGATGTGGACGCTAAATACGATTGGGCGAAGGAGGCAATTGGAGCGCTTACTGAGAAAGGAATTATTCATGGCACTTCCAGCACCGCATTTGAACCGGGCAAACCCGTGACGAGAGCCGATTTCATGGTGCTGCTGGTTCGGATGCTCGATCTGAAGGCCGATTTCAATTCCAACTTCAGCGATGTCCGCGCCGCCGATTATTATTATGAGGCTTTAGGCATTGTCAGACAGCTTGGCATCGCCAAAGGCGCGGGTGATGGGAAATTTAATCCTAAAGAGACCATATCGAGACAGGATATGATGGTGTTGATTATGCGCGCATTGGAAGTAACGGGCAGTCTTAAGATTTCGGGTACGGCAGCCGATCTTAACCGGTTCCGCGATCAATCCAAGATCGCCTCTTACGCGAAGGCTGCGGTGGCCGCTATGGTCAATGCCGGAATCGTTCAAGGAAGCGGCTCGGGCTTGAATCCGACCGGTACGGCAACGAGAGCGGAAACCGCACAGATTCTCTACCGGGTATACAATAAATTGAAGTAA
- a CDS encoding class I SAM-dependent methyltransferase — MNNHQPERAGLERLESQERLSGMPPEKLLSLAGLGNDEDVLDIGAGGGYFAFSAAERTKGRVYAVDSSPFMLDVLRGRAKEADRTNVEVAEGTAEHLPLADSVVDLAIASLVLHILSAPEEGIKEMLRVLKPGGRGLIVEWLHPRPDGKPGHRIPLETMRHDLEAGGAHIVSVDFWADTYYSIVFRAPLPAS, encoded by the coding sequence ATGAATAATCATCAACCGGAACGCGCTGGGCTGGAGCGGCTGGAGTCGCAGGAACGGTTAAGCGGGATGCCCCCGGAGAAGCTGCTTAGTTTGGCGGGCCTTGGGAACGATGAAGATGTGCTGGACATTGGAGCAGGGGGAGGGTATTTTGCATTCTCCGCCGCGGAGCGGACGAAGGGACGCGTGTACGCGGTGGATTCCTCGCCCTTTATGCTGGATGTGCTGCGCGGCCGCGCCAAGGAAGCGGACAGAACCAACGTCGAAGTGGCCGAAGGCACTGCGGAACATCTTCCGCTGGCAGATAGCGTTGTCGATTTAGCCATTGCGTCGCTCGTATTGCATATTCTGAGTGCTCCCGAAGAAGGGATAAAGGAAATGCTCCGGGTGCTGAAGCCCGGCGGTAGAGGTCTGATTGTAGAGTGGCTGCATCCCCGCCCTGATGGGAAGCCCGGTCACCGCATTCCTCTTGAGACGATGAGACATGATCTGGAGGCCGGGGGCGCACATATAGTCAGCGTGGATTTTTGGGCCGATACGTATTACTCCATAGTTTTCCGGGCGCCTTTGCCCGCATCTTAA
- a CDS encoding HD-GYP domain-containing protein, translated as MSFEHLSGKKVKFDIVNKNGAVLVPADSVLNGDTLRLLQQHEINPLDVLVQASEVGTPGAEVRTPGTAPTKLIQGAANYSKALFDRLQFDRKVPLIEIKNGLIPIVRQISRHPDLLELLESVKAKDEYTHQHNIGVGVISTLIGQWLDLEESELALLSLAATMHDIGKVRIPQELLSKPGKLTKEELVEMKRHTIYGYEILKGTVGLSPRVMLVALQHHERLDGSGYPLHLKKGEIDFWSQIVAVADVFHAISSKRPHQDPMPFYKVVTLMRQGSFGELNPEIVSLLLDKLIHGLLGKKVVLTDGSLAEVVHINALDDLHPLVKIEDSLLDLSRNRDIHIQQILS; from the coding sequence ATGTCTTTTGAACATTTATCGGGTAAAAAAGTGAAATTTGATATTGTAAATAAAAATGGCGCCGTGTTAGTGCCTGCCGACTCCGTCCTCAATGGGGATACTCTCCGTTTGCTTCAGCAGCATGAGATCAACCCCCTCGATGTTCTCGTTCAAGCTTCTGAGGTTGGAACGCCGGGTGCGGAGGTTCGAACGCCGGGTACTGCTCCTACGAAGCTGATACAGGGGGCTGCAAACTATTCCAAAGCTCTGTTCGACCGGCTTCAATTCGACCGCAAGGTGCCCCTGATTGAAATCAAGAACGGGCTGATCCCCATTGTACGCCAAATTTCCAGGCATCCCGATTTGTTGGAGCTGTTAGAGTCCGTCAAAGCCAAGGATGAATACACGCATCAGCATAATATCGGCGTAGGTGTAATATCCACCCTGATCGGGCAGTGGCTGGATCTGGAAGAGTCGGAGCTTGCGCTGCTGTCGCTGGCGGCCACCATGCATGACATCGGCAAGGTCCGGATTCCGCAAGAGCTATTGTCAAAGCCGGGAAAGCTGACGAAAGAAGAGCTGGTTGAAATGAAGCGGCACACCATCTACGGCTACGAAATACTTAAAGGAACCGTCGGGCTAAGCCCGCGTGTTATGCTTGTCGCCTTGCAGCATCATGAACGGCTGGACGGAAGCGGATATCCCTTGCATTTGAAAAAAGGGGAAATTGATTTCTGGAGCCAGATTGTCGCGGTTGCGGATGTGTTCCATGCGATTTCGTCCAAGCGGCCGCATCAGGATCCAATGCCTTTTTACAAGGTCGTAACCTTGATGCGCCAAGGCTCGTTTGGAGAACTGAATCCGGAAATTGTCTCGCTGCTTCTGGATAAATTAATTCATGGGCTGCTAGGTAAAAAAGTTGTGCTGACGGACGGGAGTTTGGCCGAAGTGGTTCACATTAACGCGCTCGACGACCTGCATCCCCTGGTTAAGATTGAGGATTCTTTGCTAGATTTAAGCCGGAACAGAGATATTCATATCCAGCAAATCCTGAGCTAG
- the rlmD gene encoding 23S rRNA (uracil(1939)-C(5))-methyltransferase RlmD, whose amino-acid sequence MNERKRPAKGNASYSRPPGAKGSGYKPRSERTSAAASREHAEELRTGDRIVVTVKRLGINGEGIGYYRRKAVFIDGALPEEVVKAEVTQLQPKFIKARLLEVEKRSPDRIEPPCPVFGICGGCQIQHISYEGQLRAKMELVREAFSRYAGLEDVKIKPMLGMEHPWDYRNKAQLQLKRKGNEIIAGLYEAGSHEIVDISGCPIQHPKVNSAVEKVKSVLEELQIPLHKENSAKDGVRTIVVRYGFQSGHLQVTLVAASARLPRQDDLVRMLRLTLPEVTGIALNVNPKKTPLIFGERTLTLWGEDTMEESLGDLEFSLSPRAFFQLNPQATVKLYESVRAAAGLTGRETVVDAYCGTGTIGLWLAPYAKEVRGIETIPEAVEDAKQNAARNGRSNVSFHTGAAEELLPRWAKAGLTPDVIVADPPRTGLDPRFLEAVLRTKPNRFVYVSCNPSTLAKDCKVLLDGGYAIEWVQPVDMFPQTSHVECVVRIYREDVKESGR is encoded by the coding sequence ATGAATGAACGTAAGCGTCCCGCCAAGGGAAACGCATCATATAGCAGACCTCCCGGGGCTAAAGGCTCCGGGTATAAACCGCGCTCAGAGCGGACATCGGCAGCCGCGAGTAGGGAGCATGCAGAAGAGCTCCGCACCGGAGACCGTATCGTTGTCACAGTGAAGCGGCTTGGAATTAACGGCGAAGGCATCGGATATTACCGGCGCAAGGCTGTGTTTATTGACGGGGCGCTGCCGGAAGAAGTCGTAAAAGCCGAGGTAACGCAGCTTCAGCCGAAATTCATCAAGGCCCGGCTGCTGGAGGTGGAGAAACGGTCTCCCGACCGAATCGAACCTCCCTGTCCGGTGTTCGGGATCTGCGGCGGCTGCCAGATTCAGCATATTTCCTACGAAGGCCAACTGCGGGCCAAGATGGAGCTTGTGCGTGAGGCATTTTCCCGTTATGCTGGTCTGGAAGACGTGAAGATCAAGCCGATGCTCGGAATGGAGCATCCGTGGGATTACCGCAACAAGGCCCAGCTTCAACTGAAGCGAAAGGGAAATGAAATTATCGCCGGTCTGTACGAGGCGGGAAGCCACGAGATTGTCGACATCAGCGGCTGTCCGATCCAGCACCCCAAGGTCAACAGCGCGGTGGAAAAAGTAAAATCCGTGCTGGAAGAGCTGCAGATTCCGCTTCACAAGGAGAACAGCGCCAAAGACGGCGTACGGACGATCGTCGTCCGGTACGGCTTTCAGTCCGGCCACCTGCAGGTAACGCTTGTCGCGGCTAGTGCGAGGCTGCCCCGCCAGGACGACCTGGTCCGTATGCTTCGATTGACGCTGCCGGAAGTAACCGGGATCGCCCTGAATGTCAATCCGAAGAAGACCCCGCTCATCTTCGGAGAGCGGACGTTGACGCTGTGGGGCGAAGACACGATGGAGGAATCGCTGGGCGATTTGGAATTTTCGCTGTCGCCGCGCGCCTTCTTCCAGCTTAACCCGCAAGCGACGGTCAAGCTGTACGAATCAGTACGAGCCGCCGCGGGCTTGACCGGCAGGGAGACGGTGGTCGATGCCTACTGCGGCACCGGTACGATCGGGCTGTGGCTTGCGCCTTACGCCAAGGAAGTGCGCGGCATCGAGACGATCCCGGAAGCGGTGGAGGACGCGAAGCAGAACGCGGCGCGTAACGGCCGCAGCAATGTCAGCTTCCACACCGGAGCCGCAGAAGAGCTGCTGCCCCGCTGGGCCAAGGCCGGCCTGACCCCGGACGTCATCGTCGCCGACCCGCCCCGGACGGGGCTAGATCCCCGGTTCCTGGAAGCGGTGCTGCGCACCAAGCCGAACCGGTTCGTCTATGTCTCCTGCAACCCTTCGACCCTGGCGAAGGATTGCAAGGTGCTGCTGGACGGCGGCTATGCCATCGAGTGGGTCCAGCCCGTCGATATGTTCCCGCAGACGAGTCACGTGGAGTGCGTGGTAAGGATATATCGGGAGGATGTAAAAGAATCAGGAAGATAA
- a CDS encoding helix-turn-helix transcriptional regulator: MHYFGIVNNKVYLLRAEKRWTQTELAKELGVTRQTIAAIENNKFIPSLELAFAIAHIFEKNINEVFYFEPYEEDEEDNKDE; this comes from the coding sequence ATGCATTATTTTGGAATTGTAAATAACAAGGTTTATTTACTTCGAGCAGAGAAAAGGTGGACACAAACCGAGTTAGCAAAAGAACTAGGCGTAACGAGACAAACAATCGCTGCGATTGAAAATAACAAATTTATTCCTTCGCTTGAGCTTGCATTTGCAATAGCACATATATTTGAAAAAAACATTAATGAAGTCTTTTATTTTGAACCTTATGAAGAAGACGAGGAGGATAACAAAGATGAGTAG
- a CDS encoding type I restriction-modification system subunit M produces the protein MSSAAQRAELQSQIWKIANDVRGSVDGWDFKQYVLGTLFYRFISENFSSYIEAGDESIKYADLLDDIITKEIKEDAIKTKGYFIYPTQLFANIAKTANTNESLNTDLATIFSDIESSANGYPSELDIKGLFADFDTTSNRLGNTVKDKNSRLAAVIKGVEGLNFGNFEDSQIDLFGDAYEYLISNYAANAGKSGGEFFTPQSVSKLIAQLAIHKQTTINKIYDPAAGSGSLLLQAKKQFDAHIIEDGFYGQEINHTTYNLARMNMFLHNINYDKFNIALGNTLLDPHFGDEKPFDAIVSNPPYSVNWIGSDDPTLINDERYAPAGVLAPKSKADFAFVLHTLSYLSSKGRAAIVCFPGIFYRGGAELKIRKYLIDNNFVETVISLAPNLFYGTSIAVNILVLSKHKTDNKTQFIDASGIDFYKKATNNNILTDEHIEQIMKMFDSKEDVDHVAKSVDYDAIVQHDYNLSVSSYVEAKDTREVIDINELNAEIKTIVAKIDQLRAEIDDIIEAIES, from the coding sequence ATGTCAAGCGCAGCACAACGTGCCGAATTACAATCTCAAATCTGGAAAATAGCCAATGATGTTCGTGGATCTGTAGATGGATGGGATTTTAAGCAATATGTTTTAGGAACGTTATTTTATCGTTTTATTAGCGAGAATTTTTCTAGCTATATTGAAGCAGGAGACGAAAGCATCAAGTATGCAGACCTTCTTGATGATATTATAACGAAAGAAATTAAAGAGGATGCCATTAAAACAAAAGGTTATTTCATATATCCGACTCAGCTGTTTGCTAATATTGCAAAAACCGCCAACACAAATGAAAGTTTGAATACAGATTTAGCTACTATATTTTCTGATATTGAAAGTTCAGCAAATGGTTATCCATCTGAACTAGATATTAAAGGATTATTTGCTGATTTTGACACAACAAGCAATAGATTAGGAAATACAGTGAAAGATAAAAACAGTCGTTTAGCTGCTGTCATTAAAGGCGTTGAAGGGCTTAATTTTGGTAATTTTGAAGATAGTCAAATTGACCTTTTTGGTGATGCTTATGAGTATTTAATCTCTAATTATGCTGCCAATGCAGGAAAATCCGGAGGAGAATTCTTCACACCGCAGTCTGTATCTAAACTTATTGCTCAATTAGCGATACACAAGCAAACAACCATTAATAAAATTTATGACCCGGCAGCTGGTTCAGGTTCACTTTTATTACAAGCAAAAAAACAGTTTGATGCTCATATTATTGAAGATGGTTTTTATGGACAGGAAATTAATCATACAACTTATAACCTTGCTCGCATGAATATGTTTTTACACAATATAAACTACGACAAGTTTAATATTGCTTTAGGAAATACGCTTTTAGATCCTCACTTTGGTGACGAAAAGCCTTTTGATGCTATTGTATCTAATCCACCTTATTCCGTAAATTGGATTGGTAGTGATGACCCAACGCTTATTAATGATGAAAGATATGCTCCTGCAGGCGTATTAGCCCCAAAATCTAAAGCCGATTTTGCCTTTGTACTTCATACGCTAAGTTACCTTTCAAGTAAAGGTCGTGCTGCTATCGTTTGTTTTCCTGGTATTTTTTACCGTGGTGGTGCAGAACTGAAAATCAGAAAGTATCTGATTGACAACAACTTTGTTGAAACGGTTATTTCATTAGCGCCTAACCTTTTTTATGGGACTTCAATAGCAGTTAATATCTTGGTTCTTTCTAAGCATAAAACCGATAATAAAACCCAATTCATTGATGCAAGTGGAATAGATTTCTATAAAAAAGCAACCAATAATAACATACTTACAGATGAACACATTGAGCAAATTATGAAAATGTTTGACAGCAAAGAGGATGTTGACCATGTTGCAAAATCCGTTGATTATGATGCAATCGTTCAACATGATTACAACCTATCTGTGAGTTCCTATGTGGAAGCAAAAGACACAAGGGAAGTCATTGATATAAATGAGCTGAATGCAGAAATAAAAACGATTGTAGCAAAGATCGACCAACTTCGTGCCGAAATTGATGACATTATTGAGGCGATTGAATCATGA